In one window of Palaemon carinicauda isolate YSFRI2023 chromosome 2, ASM3689809v2, whole genome shotgun sequence DNA:
- the LOC137629357 gene encoding serine-aspartate repeat-containing protein I-like: MAGLTVVSSYPSNRKIVIPRPKRSLVASFLGKGKIETTAKPLTTAASTTTTTTTTTTTTTTTTPPPPPSSSPEPDAKDDTPRAPFANARETTSESSDENENNEEIKFPEEAQLEASDTEITSDPRRKEDPAAQTKVEPVDETEPKAEVEPEVEAEAEPEAEPETEPEANPEAEPEAEAEPEAEAEPEAEAAPKAEAEPEAEPAAEPEAEPAAEPEAEAEPEAEPAAEEESKAEAEPEAEAEPEAEAEPKAEAEPEPEAETEPKPEGETEPEAETKPEPEAETEPEPEAETEPESEAADESGTKAETEAENENTETSVLNTDADVEVVPNAEVMNDGDLSMGASLIAEGESNKSEDLTANDLKTEAGLKPDAEPEPEHAPEIISKPEKRLDTENGESNPEMEKEVSSESVDVKPEETTSKEEDSHINVEEEANIEKEDLKDMKNDSENTSDNDKDENMDKTHTDSSETVNESILTPKDAQTEQDMPTSGHVINPDIENENFNAILEMEKAMNKSMDNRERSDKSEQDDSPLDQVANNFTASIFLKSADYNTSDEDPKGEMVATEPEVATASNKSGNSTSNMTEIKFPQVGEEPCNCKESEDMMASLKALDANATANSTDHMETDHKENSNMGEHKDHGKHPLLFEDAEIISPDGITGDDKSELVSATSSKSLNEKDEMMVNDMKHTSTEESESEHDKDAESTDDDMKHTSTEESESEHDKDAESTDDELGSGEVMEDQYVKEMTQNINIVKRKGLQKEGKENDQKKEDDDDEDDNTETEADEPMQNMQEKDDQDEDDNNEGTNSSAELTMESQENSEVHQDNKSDAKDKPVTLMLETEAEEEEESGDTEHTISPEPLTNQESDEVLKMRDLVQTTKAGPATESSESSNEDKEKDMATDELSKSTTPRPVANEEKEENSEEKDVPQKTTVEKSVPTNVVKINVSS; encoded by the exons ATGGCTGGGCTGACTGTGGTGTCATCTTATCCTTCCAACCGGAAAATTGTAATTCCAAGACCGAAGCGGTCCCTTGTGGCATCCTTCCTTGGGAAAGGGAAAATAGAGACCACTGCAAAGCCTCTAACAACAGCTGCCAGCACTACAACCACAACCACAACTACCACAACCACTACAACTACTACAACCCCACCTCCGCCACCTTCATCATCACCCGAACCTGATGCTAAG GATGACACTCCAAGGGCGCCATTTGCAAACGCTCGTGAGACCACCTCTGAAAGTTCCGATGAAAATGAAAACAACGAAGAAATTAAATTTCCTGAGGAAGCACAACTAGAGGCTAGTGATACAGAGATAACCTCTGATCCCAGGCGAAAGGAAGACCCTGCTGCCCAAACCAAGGTAGAACCAGTAGATGAGACAGAGCCGAAGGCTGAAGTAGAGCCTGAGGTAGAGGCAGAGGCAGAGCCTGAAGCTGAACCTGAAACAGAGCCTGAAGCAAATCCAGAAGCAGAACCAGAAGCAGAAGCAGAACCCGAAGCAGAAGCAGAACCTGAAGCAGAAGCGGCGCCTAAAGCTGAGGCAGAACCTGAAGCAGAACCTGCGGCAGAACCTGAAGCAGAACCTGCGGCAGAACCTGAAGCAGAAGCAGAACCTGAAGCAGAACCTGCGGCAGAAGAAGAATCTAAGGCAGAAGCAGAACCTGAAGCAGAAGCAGAACCTGAAGCAGAAGCAGAACCTAAGGCTGAagcagaacctgaacctgaagcaGAAACTGAACCTAAACCTGAAGGAGAAACTGAACCTGAAGCAGAAACTAAACCTGAACCTGAAGCAGaaactgaacctgaacctgaagcaGAAACTGAACCTGAAAGTGAAGCTGCAGATGAATCCGGAACCAAAGCAGAGACTGAAGCAgagaatgaaaatacagaaacatcAGTTCTAAACACAGATGCTGATGTTGAGGTTGTTCCTAATGCTGAGGTAATGAATGATGGAGACTTGTCTATGGGGGCTTCCCTCATTGCTGAAGGTGAATCAAACAAAAGTGAAGACTTAACCGCCAACGACTTAAAAACTGAAGCTGGTCTAAAACCAGACGCCGAGCCAGAACCAGAACATGCCCCTGAAATCATATCCAAACCAGAGAAAAGATTAGATACTGAAAATGGTGAATCAAATCCAGAAATGGAAAAAGAGGTCAGCAGTGAGTCAGTAGATGTCAAACCAGAAGAGACAACATCCAAAGAGGAAGACTCTCATATCAATGTAGAAGAGGAAGCTAATATTGAAAAAGAGGATttgaaagatatgaaaaatgactCCGAGAACACATCTGATAATGACAAAGATGAAAACATGGACAAGACACACACAGATTCTTCTGAGACAGTAAATGAAAGCATATTAACTCCAAAGGACGCCCAGACCGAACAAGACATGCCAACAAGTGGACATGTCATAAATCCtgacattgaaaatgaaaattttaacgcCATATTGGAAATGGAAAAGGCGATGAATAAATCAATGGACAATAGGGAGCGCAGCGATAAAAGCGAACAAGATGATTCTCCTTTGGATCAAGTTGCAAATAACTTCACGGCCAGCATCTTTCTTAAAAGTGCCGATTATAACACAAGTGATGAAGATCCAAAAGGAGAGATGGTAGCAACTGAACCAGAGGTAGCAACAGCCTCCAACAAAAGCGGTAATTCTACTAGTAATATGACTGAGATCAAATTTCCGCAAGTTGGCGAAGAACCTTGCAATTGTAAGGAGTCAGAGGATATGATGGCTTCTCTAAAAGCCCTAGATGCAAATGCTACAGCAAACTCGACCGACCACATGGAAACAGACCACAAAGAAAATAGTAATATGGGAGAACACAAAGATCATGGCAAACACCCCCTCTTGTTTGAGGATGCTGAAATTATCAGTCCTGATGGTATCACAGGAGATGATAAAAGTGAACTGGTCTCGGCAACTAGCTCAAAAAGTCTCAATGAAAAAGATGAAATGATGGTAAATGATATGAAACATACCTCAACAGAAGAAAGTGAATCTGAACATGACAAAGATGCCGAGTCAACTGATGATGATATGAAACATACCTCAACAGAAGAAAGTGAATCTGAACATGACAAAGATGCCGAGTCAACTGATGATGAACTGGGTTCAGGAGAAGTTATGGAAGATCAATATGTTAAAGAGATGACTCAAAATATAAACATTGTAAAGAGGAAGGGCTTACAGAAGGAAGGTAAAGAGAATGATCAGAAGAaggaagacgatgatgatgaagatgataacacTGAAACTGAAGCAGATGAACCAATGCAAAATATGCAAGAAAAAGATGACcaagatgaagatgataataatgaggGGACAAACTCTTCAGCAGAACTTACAATGGAAAGTCAAGAAAATTCAGAAGTTCATCAGGATAACAAATCTGATGCCAAAGATAAGCCAGTTACTCTTATGTTGGAAActgaagctgaggaggaggaagagtcaGGGGATACTGAACATACAATCAGTCCAGAGCCTTTAACCAACCAAGAGTCTGATGAAGTTCTGAAGATGAGAGACTTGGTACAAACGACGAAAGCTGGACCAGCAACAGAAAGCAGTGAGTCTTCCAACGAGGACAAGGAAAAGGATATGGCCACTGATGAATTGTCCAAATCAACCACACCCAGGCCTGTGGCtaatgaagaaaaagaagagaactcTGAGGAAAAAGATGTGCCTCAGAAAACTACTGTGGAGAAGTCTGTACCAACAAACGTTGTAAAGATCAACGTTAGTTCGTGA